In the genome of Flavobacteriaceae bacterium YJPT1-3, the window CGCTCTTAGCGGAGCTTTAGCGCAGGTCGAATATCATCAACATCCGGTATTTCAATTGGCCATGCCAACGAGCTGCCCAGAGGTGCCTACAACGCTTTTGAATCCAAAGGATACTTGGGAAGACAAACAGGCCTATGACGCTAAGGCCAAACAGTTGGCGGAGGCATTCCAAGCCAATTTTGAAAAGTTTGAAGAGCAAGCCAATGTCCAGATTTTAAAGGGTGCTCCGGCGGTCTAGAACTTAATTATAAAAAAAAAGCGACCTCAAAGGGTCGCTTTTTTTGTTTTTACTCGTATTTGTTTAGGCTTTCTTATTGACTTCGTCGATATACTTTTCCAGGGCCATGGTCATGGATGGGGTTTCCGGTGTAGGGGCCTGTATGTTGATTTTCAAGCCGGCTTCGTTGGCCGCGCGTACGGTAGAATTACCAAAAACAGCGATGCGGGTATTGTTTTGTTCAAAGTCCGGGAAGTTCTCGAATAGCGATTGAATTCCACTCGGACTGAAAAATACCAAAATGTCATAGAAGACATTTTTTAGATGGGAGAGATCACTGACCACGGTGCGGTAGAATGTACCCAATTTCCAGTTCAGATTCAGCTCGTTTAGAATTTCAGGAACCTCCGGCTTCAATTTGTCTGAAGAAGGCAACAAGAATTTTTCATTCTTGTATTTTTTGAGCAAACTCGTCATGTCCTGAAAGGTACGCTTCCCAACATAGATCTTTCGCTTGCGGTACACCACATACTTCTGCAAATAGTAGGCTACCGCCTCGCTCTGGCAAAAATACTTCATGCTATCCGGTACTTTGAATCGCATTTCTTCAGCAATTCTGAAGTAGTGATCAACCGCATTTCGGCTGGTCAGGATGATGGCCGTGTAGTCTTTCAGGTCAATCTTTTGATGACGAACCTCTTTACTGGGAACACCTTCTACGTGAATAAAAGGAATGAAGTCTATTTTAACACGTTTCTTTTGTTCTAACTCAAAGTAAGGTGAGTTTTCAACCTTAGGTTCTGGTTGAGAAACCAAAATAGTTTTCACTTTCATAAAATCAGTTCGTTAGTGACCCTACCGCCTGTTAAGCAAACCACTTGTATAACAATAGGTAAGGTGCTATTTCAAGCGCGCAAAGATACAAAATAAAATAGAAAAGATGCTGGGAAATCATTTGTTCGAACCGTTTCCAGACATAAAAAAGTGAAATCAGATGGAAGATGACCAGGGCTCCAATCAGTGCGAGCATGAGGCTTTT includes:
- a CDS encoding uroporphyrinogen-III synthase; amino-acid sequence: MKVKTILVSQPEPKVENSPYFELEQKKRVKIDFIPFIHVEGVPSKEVRHQKIDLKDYTAIILTSRNAVDHYFRIAEEMRFKVPDSMKYFCQSEAVAYYLQKYVVYRKRKIYVGKRTFQDMTSLLKKYKNEKFLLPSSDKLKPEVPEILNELNLNWKLGTFYRTVVSDLSHLKNVFYDILVFFSPSGIQSLFENFPDFEQNNTRIAVFGNSTVRAANEAGLKINIQAPTPETPSMTMALEKYIDEVNKKA